The Lycium barbarum isolate Lr01 chromosome 9, ASM1917538v2, whole genome shotgun sequence genome has a segment encoding these proteins:
- the LOC132609401 gene encoding tubulin alpha-2 chain: MRECISIHIGQAGIQVGNACWELYCLEHGIQPDGQMPGDKTVGGGDDAFNTFFSETGAGKHVPRAVFVDLEPTVIDEVRTGTYRQLFHPEQLISGKEDAANNFARGHYTIGKEIVDLCLDRIRKLADNCTGLQGFLVFNAVGGGTGSGLGSLLLERLSVDYGKKSKLGFTIYPSPQVSTSVVEPYNSVLSTHSLLEHTDVSILLDNEAIYDICRRSLDIERPTYTNLNRLISQVISSLTASLRFDGALNVDVNEFQTNLVPYPRIHFMLSSYAPVISAEKAYHEQLSVAEITNSAFEPSSMMVKCDPRHGKYMACCLMFRGDVVPKDVNAAVATIKTKRTIQFVDWCPTGFKCGINYQPPTVVPGGDLAKVQRAVCMISNSTSVAEVFSRIDHKFDLMYAKRAFVHWYVGEGMEEGEFSEAREDLAALEKDYEEVGAEGDDEGEGDDDDEY, encoded by the exons ATGAGAGAATGCATATCGATCCACATTGGTCAGGCCGGTATTCAGGTCGGAAATGCTTGCTGGGAACTTTACTGCCTCGAGCACGGCATTCAG CCTGATGGCCAGATGCCAGGTGACAAGACTGTCGGAGGGGGTGATGATGCATTCAACACCTTCTTCAGTGAAACTGGAGCTGGAAAGCATGTCCCTAGGGCTGTCTTTGTAGATCTTGAGCCCACTGTCATTGATGAAGTGAGGACAGGAACATACCGTCAGCTCTTTCACCCTGAGCAGCTTATTAGTGGCAAGGAAGATGCAGCCAACAACTTTGCCCGTGGACACTATACCA TTGGGAAAGAGATTGTTGATCTCTGCTTGGATCGTATCCGTAAGCTTGCAGACAACTGTACTGGTCTTCAAGGGTTCTTGGTCTTCAATGCTGTTGGTGGTGGTACTGGTTCTGGTCTGGGGTCACTTCTGTTGGAGCGACTCTCAGTTGACTATGGAAAGAAGTCAAAGCTTGGTTTCACAATTTATCCCTCACCACAGGTCTCAACTTCTGTTGTTGAGCCTTACAACAGTGTCCTGTCAACTCATTCCCTTCTTGAGCACACTGATGTTTCAATCCTTTTGGATAATGAAGCCATTTATGACATCTGCAGACGCTCATTGGACATTGAGCGTCCTACTTACACCAACCTTAACCGTCTTATCTCACAG gttatatcttctcTGACAGCTTCCTTGAGGTTTGATGGTGCTCTTAATGTTGATGTGAATGAGTTCCAGACCAATCTTGTGCCTTATCCCAGGATCCACTTTATGCTTTCCTCATATGCCCCCGTCATTTCTGCTGAGAAGGCTTACCATGAGCAGCTATCAGTTGCTGAGATCACCAACAGTGCCTTCGAGCCATCTTCTATGATGGTTAAGTGTGACCCTCGCCATGGAAAGTACATGGCTTGCTGTCTCATGTTCCGTGGTGATGTGGTGCCAAAGGATGTTAATGCTGCTGTGGCCACCATCAAGACTAAGCGCACCATCCAATTCGTTGACTGGTGCCCCACAGGATTCAAGTGTGGTATCAACTATCAACCACCAACTGTTGTTCCTGGTGGTGACCTTGCTAAGGTGCAGAGGGCTGTGTGCATGATTTCCAACTCGACCAGTGTTGCTGAGGTCTTCTCTCGCATTGACCACAAGTTTGATCTAATGTATGCCAAGCGTGCTTTTGTGCATTGGTATGTTGGTGAGGGCATGGAGGAAGGTGAATTCAGTGAAGCCCGTGAAGATCTTGCTGCCCTTGAAAAGGATTACGAGGAGGTTGGTGCTGAAGGCGATGATGAAGGAGagggagatgatgatgatgagtactGA
- the LOC132609398 gene encoding large ribosomal subunit protein eL32z-like, with amino-acid sequence MAVPLLNKKVVKKRVKHFKRPQCDRRITVKPSWRRPKGIDSRVRRKFKGCVLMPNIGYGSDKKTRHYLPNGFKKFVVHNASELDILMMHNRTYCAEIAHNVSTRKRKEIVERAAQLDVVVTNKLARLRSQEDE; translated from the exons atggCAGTACCTCTGTTGAACAAGAAGGTTGTTAAGAAGAGAGTTAAACACTTCAAGAGGCCTCAATGTGACAGAAGAATCACTGTCAAG CCAAGCTGGCGCCGACCAAAGGGTATTGATTCTAGAGTTAGAAGAAAGTTCAAGGGATGTGTCCTGATGCCCAACATTGGGTACGGGTCTGACAAGAAAACCCGCCACTATCTTCCCAATGGCTTCAAGAAGTTTGTTGTGCACAATGCAAGTGAACTTGACATTCTAATGATGCACAACAG AACTTACTGTGCAGAGATCGCGCATAACGTGTCCACAAGGAAGAGGAAAGAAATTGTGGAGCGAGCAGCCCAACTTGATGTGGTTGTTACTAACAAGCTTGCTAGGCTGCGCAGCCAGGAGGATGAATGA